One segment of Sesamum indicum cultivar Zhongzhi No. 13 linkage group LG4, S_indicum_v1.0, whole genome shotgun sequence DNA contains the following:
- the LOC105160395 gene encoding uncharacterized protein LOC105160395: MVREKDVCWEYADRLEGNKVRCKFCDRILNGGISRLKHHLSRLPSKGVNPCTKVRDDVTERVREIIASKEDSKEISVTKMQKIPEVKSPVAVSISAGKTLMAVESATLVGKVFSSITSSNSSSRNEQENAERSIALFFFENKLDFSVARSSSYQQMLDAVRKCGSGFIGPSAEALKTTWLERIKSEVSLHSKDIEREWAMTGCTIIAETWTDNKSRALINFLVSSPSRTFFHKSVDVSSYYKNIKYLSDLFDSIIQDFGPENVVQIIIDNALNFHGLANHILQNYGSVFVTPCASQCMNGILEEFCKVDWINRCILQAQVVSKYIYNNSSMLDMMKKFTGGQEIIRSGITKAVSNFLSLQSMLKQKSRLKHMFNSPEFSANSSSANKPQTATCVGILDDNEFWRAVEESVAVSEPFLKVMREVSGGKPAVGFIYELMTRAKESIRTYYIMDEIKCKTFLDIVDKKWQNNLHSPLHSAAAFLNPSIQYNPEIKFLGSIKEDFFRVLEKLLPTPELRRDITNQILLFSRGSGMFGCNLAKEAIDTVSPGIWWEQFGDAAPMLQRVAIRILSQVCSTSTFERQWSTFQQIHSEKRNKIDKETLNDLLYINYNLKLEKSLKLISSEVDPLQLDDIDMTSEWVEEAENPSPVQWLDRFGSALEGGDLNTRQFNAAIFGANDHIFNL; encoded by the exons A TGGTGCGAGAGAAAGATGTTTGCTGGGAATATGCTGATAGGTTAGAAGGAAACAAGGTGAGATGCAAATTCTGCGATAGAATTCTTAATGGTGGCATTAGCAGGTTGAAGCATCATTTATCTCGACTTCCCAGTAAAGGTGTAAATCCATGCACCAAAGTAAGAGATGATGTCACTGAAAGGGTAAGGGAAATCATAGCGTCAAAAGAGGACAGTAAGGAAATTTCAGTAACTAAGATGCAAAAGATACCAGAAGTTAAATCCCCTGTGGCTGTAAGCATCTCCGCTGGGAAGACTCTCATGGCTGTGGAATCAGCAACGCTGGTTGGAAAAGTGTTTTCATCCATCACCTCGTCGAATTCTTCTTCCAGAAATGAACAAGAAAATGCAGAGAGAAGTATcgctcttttcttttttgagaaTAAATTGGACTTCAGTGTAGCCCGTTCTTCATCTTATCAGCAAATGCTTGATGCAGTGAGAAAATGTGGTAGTGGATTTATAGGACCCTCTGCAGAAGCTTTAAAAACGACATGGTTGGAAAGGATCAAATCTGAAGTGAGTTTACATTCAAAAGACATTGAAAGAGAGTGGGCTATGACTGGTTGCACTATTATTGCAGAAACATGGACAGACAACAAATCAAGGGCTTTGATTAATTTCTTAGTTTCATCCCCCTCCAGAACCTTCTTCCACAAATCAGTTGATGTATcttcatattataaaaatataaagtaccTCTCTGATTTGTTCGATTCCATAATTCAAGATTTTGGCCCCGAAAATGTTGTTCAGATAATTATAGATAATGCTCTAAACTTCCATGGCTTAGCAAACCATATCCTGCAGAATTACGGCTCTGTTTTTGTGACCCCTTGTGCCTCGCAATGCATGAATGGGATCTTGGAGGAATTCTGTAAGGTGGATTGGATTAATAGGTGTATTTTACAGGCACAGGTTGTTTCAAAGTATATATACAACAACTCGTCAATGCTTGATATGATGAAAAAGTTTACTGGAGGACAAGAAATCATACGGAGTGGCATTACCAAGGCTGTCTCAAATTTTCTATCTTTGCAATCTATGCTGAAGCAGAAATCAAGACTGAAACATATGTTCAATAGCCCAGAATTTTCTGCAAATTCGTCCTCTGCAAACAAGCCTCAGACAGCAACTTGTGTTGGCATTCTTGATGATAATGAATTTTGGCGAGCAGTAGAAGAAAGTGTTGCTGTGTCTGAGCCATTTTTGAAAGTAATGAGGGAAGTATCGGGAGGGAAGCCTGCAGTAGGTTTCATTTATGAGTTGATGACGAGAGCAAAGGAGTCTATACGGACATATTACATTATGGATGAGATTAAATGCAAGACATTTTTGGACATTGTAGACAAGAAGTGGCAGAACAACCTGCATTCCCCTCTACATTCAGCAGCAGCCTTTCTGAACCCCAGCATCCAGTATAATCcagaaattaaatttcttggaTCCATTAAGGAAGACTTTTTCAGAGTTCTGGAGAAGCTTCTTCCGACACCCGAACTAAGGCGTGATATAACAAACCAGATTCTTTTATTCTCAAGGGGAAGTGGGATGTTTGGCTGTAACCTTGCAAAGGAGGCAATTGATACTGTTTCCCCTG GCATTTGGTGGGAACAATTTGGTGATGCTGCTCCCATGTTGCAACGAGTGGCAATTCGAATACTCAGTCAGGTCTGCAGCACTTCTACTTTCGAGAGGCAGTGGAGCACGTTTCAACAGATCCATTCCGAGAAGCGCAACAAGATCGATAAGGAAACACTAAACGACTTACTTTATATCAACTACAAtctcaaattagaaaaatctTTGAAATTGATATCTTCAGAAGTAGATCCCCTTCAACTGGATGACATAGACATGACTTCGGAGTGGGTGGAGGAGGCTGAAAATCCAAGCCCTGTTCAGTGGCTTGATCGTTTCGGTTCTGCTCTGGAAGGCGGAGATCTGAATACTAGACAGTTTAATGCTGCTATATTTGGTGCTAACgaccatatttttaatttgtag
- the LOC105160397 gene encoding uncharacterized protein LOC105160397, translated as MEYDFRKRDSNIPAYSRPSSATSSSTTAAHPMYGQPQSLYPKIGGAAAPPGRNPPFHHAPPPPSSSGLGIRVAIKPEYRITPPPALLPQLGEIPRSNFHFDFEFERQVLTEAVKENPNWSRLGIETVPPRATEPPSSYGPATDPIVSKYIAAGLNREAVALAVANYGDNPTKVKEFANGFTLLREMGFSPNNVAEALFMYDNDTDKALAHFLNSTS; from the exons ATGGAGTACGATTTCAGAAAACGTGATTCCAACATCCCAGCGTACAGTAGGCCTTCATCCGCCACCTCGTCGTCCACCACCGCTGCTCATCCGATGTATGGTCAACCTCAGTCACTCTACCCCAAGATCGGTGGCGCCGCCGCCCCACCCGGCCGAAACCCCCCTTTTCACCACGCTCCCCCTCCTCCATCCAGTT CTGGGTTGGGGATTAGGGTTGCTATAAAGCCAGAATATCGAATTACGCCTCCG CCTGCGTTGTTGCCGCAACTGGGAGAGATTCCGCGAAGTAATTTCCACTTTGATTTCGAGTTTGAGAGGCAGGTTTTAACTGAAGCAGTGAAGGAAAACCCAAACTGGAGCAGGCTTGGGATTGAAACTGTTCCGCCGAGGGCAACTGAACCACCATCTTCTTAT GGGCCTGCTACAGATCCCATTGTGAGCAAATATATAGCGGCAGGTCTCAACAGAGAAGCTGTGGCACTTGCAGTTGCAAATTATGGAGACAATCCCACCAAA GTTAAGGAATTTGCCAATGGATTTACTCTTTTGCGAGAAATGGGATTCTCGCCCAACAATGTTGCGGAAGCATTGTTCATGTATGACAATGATACGGACAAGGCATTGGCTCATTTTCTCAACAGTACATCCTGA